The following are from one region of the Sandaracinus amylolyticus genome:
- a CDS encoding MGH1-like glycoside hydrolase domain-containing protein has translation MSSVEIRVSEALRAHLIEGARRSVRAPIGRFRHPWLAPMPRVEERDATSSEDDRFASGDYANALFHHDVSEAAIELARDPELAEACFGSLLCFLDNAAPNGCVRRIEMPFRTRDPEPAKPCMAQLALRAIDGIDDGLARADAARVLPRVVAFAEYLERETTGMHGLLLTPSARASGFDSDVLTAGLPDFSVEGPDTNTFMVLELRAIAELARLLGEDAIARVHAEKAEALAERIETLLWDDAERTYVALRWQHGASGRRDEIVGHRDERGVQRPLRSWISMLPLYAGIAAPDRAAAMFDAVLDPAQHWSPSGVRTVPADDVYFHQAPRVMVYDPRRSERRPVSNWSGPIWVLANYYTYRALQRYGRAEEARELARRTVRLLDDDLRDTGALHECYDDSARGLWPRRGTFISWNVLALTMARGETPILRGEQENF, from the coding sequence GTGTCGTCCGTCGAGATCCGCGTGAGCGAGGCCCTGCGCGCACATCTGATCGAGGGGGCGCGCCGCTCGGTGCGCGCGCCCATCGGTCGATTCCGTCACCCCTGGCTCGCGCCGATGCCGCGCGTCGAAGAGCGCGACGCCACGTCGAGCGAGGACGATCGCTTCGCGTCGGGCGACTACGCGAACGCGCTCTTCCATCACGACGTGAGCGAGGCCGCGATCGAGCTCGCGCGCGATCCCGAGCTCGCCGAGGCGTGCTTCGGGTCGCTGCTCTGCTTCCTCGACAACGCCGCGCCGAACGGGTGCGTGCGCCGCATCGAGATGCCGTTCCGCACGCGCGACCCCGAGCCCGCGAAGCCGTGCATGGCGCAGCTCGCGCTGCGCGCGATCGACGGCATCGACGATGGCCTCGCGCGCGCCGATGCAGCGCGCGTGTTGCCGCGCGTCGTCGCGTTCGCCGAGTACCTCGAGCGCGAGACCACCGGCATGCACGGCCTCCTGCTGACGCCCTCCGCGCGCGCGAGCGGGTTCGACTCCGACGTGCTCACCGCGGGTCTGCCCGACTTCTCGGTCGAAGGCCCCGACACCAACACGTTCATGGTGCTCGAGCTCCGCGCGATCGCCGAGCTCGCGCGCCTGCTCGGCGAGGACGCGATCGCACGCGTGCATGCCGAGAAGGCGGAGGCGCTCGCGGAGCGCATCGAGACGCTGCTCTGGGACGACGCCGAGCGCACCTACGTCGCGCTGCGTTGGCAGCACGGCGCATCGGGCCGGCGAGACGAGATCGTCGGACACCGCGACGAGCGCGGCGTGCAGCGCCCGCTGCGCAGCTGGATCTCGATGCTGCCGCTCTACGCCGGCATCGCCGCACCCGATCGCGCCGCCGCGATGTTCGACGCGGTGCTCGATCCCGCGCAGCACTGGAGCCCTTCGGGCGTGCGCACCGTCCCCGCGGACGACGTGTACTTCCACCAAGCGCCGCGCGTGATGGTCTACGACCCGCGCCGCAGCGAGCGGCGTCCGGTGTCGAATTGGTCGGGCCCGATCTGGGTGCTCGCCAACTACTACACATACCGCGCGCTGCAGCGCTACGGCCGCGCCGAAGAGGCGCGCGAGCTCGCACGACGAACGGTGCGACTCCTGGACGACGACCTCCGCGACACCGGCGCGCTCCACGAGTGTTACGACGACAGCGCCCGCGGCCTGTGGCCGCGCCGCGGCACGTTCATCTCGTGGAACGTCCTCGCGCTCACGATGGCGCGAGGAGAGACCCCGATCCTCCGAGGAGAGCAGGAGAATTTCTGA
- a CDS encoding DUF962 domain-containing protein: MSERIQSYEEFWPHYLREHRNPSSRRLHFVGTTGWLAACAASAVTAPLTFPAAMAGFAALAAHGTKKGEGEKPALGHIAGMVALPTLASPVFFPAGVVFAYACAWGGHFGLEKNKPATFQYPLWSFVSDLRMWSHMVRGQLWSGDPIEELGLEGGARTEAKSNGAQPVVPT; this comes from the coding sequence ATGAGCGAGCGCATCCAGTCATACGAAGAGTTCTGGCCTCACTACCTGCGCGAGCATCGCAATCCGAGCTCGCGCCGACTGCACTTCGTCGGGACCACCGGGTGGCTCGCGGCGTGCGCAGCGTCGGCGGTCACGGCACCGCTCACGTTCCCCGCGGCGATGGCCGGCTTCGCCGCGCTCGCCGCGCACGGCACGAAGAAGGGCGAGGGCGAGAAGCCCGCGCTCGGCCACATCGCAGGGATGGTCGCGCTGCCCACGCTCGCGTCGCCGGTCTTCTTCCCGGCGGGCGTCGTGTTCGCGTATGCGTGCGCGTGGGGCGGGCACTTCGGCCTCGAGAAGAACAAGCCCGCGACGTTCCAGTACCCGCTCTGGTCGTTCGTGTCGGACCTGCGGATGTGGAGCCACATGGTGCGCGGCCAGCTCTGGAGCGGCGATCCGATCGAAGAGCTCGGCCTCGAGGGCGGCGCGCGCACCGAGGCGAAGAGCAACGGCGCGCAGCCCGTCGTCCCGACGTGA
- a CDS encoding ferritin-like domain-containing protein, which yields MKGSKKTLEGKPEKHVNRTGIALSPVHAKELIEGAAHTHPSMSGDETGIATVRAAYMRDAEPIGSIPPPTNVKSAAKVFTVERMAVLLDKIGARLAFERTGTRLYQAIIGKVESGTPFEGGPTLERLTQIMREEQQHFELLREAMESMGGDPTAVTPSADVEATLSMGVPQVLHDARTDVHQSLEAILLAELADNDGWAVLIELARSLGHEDLATRFEVALEQEAQHLRDVRGWVKASTLAVSKTARAGAPATR from the coding sequence ATGAAGGGCTCGAAGAAGACGCTCGAGGGCAAGCCCGAGAAGCACGTCAATCGCACCGGCATCGCGCTCTCTCCGGTGCACGCGAAGGAGCTGATCGAGGGCGCGGCCCACACGCATCCGTCGATGTCGGGTGACGAGACGGGCATCGCGACGGTGCGCGCGGCGTACATGCGCGACGCCGAGCCGATCGGATCGATCCCGCCGCCGACGAACGTGAAGAGCGCGGCGAAGGTGTTCACCGTCGAGCGCATGGCCGTGCTGCTCGACAAGATCGGCGCACGCCTCGCGTTCGAGCGCACTGGCACGCGCCTCTACCAGGCGATCATCGGCAAGGTCGAGAGCGGCACGCCCTTCGAGGGAGGACCGACGCTCGAGCGACTCACGCAGATCATGCGAGAGGAGCAGCAGCACTTCGAGCTCCTCCGCGAGGCAATGGAGTCGATGGGCGGTGATCCGACCGCGGTCACGCCGTCGGCCGACGTCGAGGCGACGCTCTCGATGGGCGTGCCGCAGGTGCTGCACGACGCGCGCACCGACGTGCACCAGTCGCTCGAGGCGATCCTCCTCGCCGAGCTCGCCGACAACGACGGATGGGCGGTGCTGATCGAGCTCGCGCGCTCGCTGGGGCACGAGGATCTCGCGACACGCTTCGAGGTCGCGCTGGAGCAGGAAGCGCAGCACCTGCGCGACGTGCGCGGGTGGGTGAAGGCGTCGACCCTCGCGGTGAGCAAGACGGCCCGCGCCGGCGCGCCGGCCACCCGCTGA
- a CDS encoding response regulator transcription factor, giving the protein MDRSAATPFGERSDGDGSPALSSARPLRSPEQLAHASLAWRLTPRQAEILEHVARGSSNARIATLVGCSAASIEAHVGQLLRKAAAEGRGALVARFWTLPSSIETSPAATRALERAREVWALTPMQARVLEQVVRGASNKDVMAELGCAKSTVEAHVTALLRKSGCANRAELIACFWWGATRG; this is encoded by the coding sequence ATGGATCGCTCGGCTGCGACGCCTTTCGGTGAGCGCTCGGACGGCGACGGGTCGCCGGCGCTCTCGTCCGCGCGCCCGCTCCGCTCGCCGGAGCAGCTCGCGCATGCGTCGCTCGCGTGGCGTCTCACGCCGCGACAGGCGGAGATCCTCGAGCACGTCGCGCGCGGCTCGAGCAACGCGCGCATCGCGACGCTCGTGGGCTGCAGCGCGGCGAGCATCGAGGCGCACGTCGGTCAGCTGCTGCGCAAGGCGGCGGCCGAAGGCCGAGGCGCGCTGGTCGCGCGGTTCTGGACCCTCCCCTCGTCGATCGAGACGTCTCCCGCGGCCACGCGGGCCCTCGAGCGCGCGCGCGAGGTCTGGGCGCTCACGCCGATGCAGGCGCGGGTGCTCGAGCAGGTCGTGCGCGGCGCGTCGAACAAGGACGTGATGGCCGAGCTCGGATGCGCGAAGAGCACCGTCGAGGCGCACGTCACCGCGCTGCTGCGCAAGAGCGGATGCGCCAATCGCGCGGAGCTCATCGCCTGCTTCTGGTGGGGTGCGACGCGCGGCTGA
- a CDS encoding NADPH-dependent FMN reductase, with amino-acid sequence MNVVGISGSLRRGSFNSALLRAAIEVAPEGCVIEPADIHGVPLYDGDVESAQGIPATVQDLKERIARADGVLIVTPEYNGALPGVLKNTIDWCSRPATDIERVFGDRPVGLIGATPGMGGTRLSQNAWLPVIRALGMQPFFGKSLYVSGASKVFDAQGALVDATIRRLLTDYVAGFAAFVARSR; translated from the coding sequence GTGAACGTCGTCGGCATCTCGGGCTCGCTGCGGCGCGGCTCGTTCAACTCCGCGCTGCTCCGTGCGGCGATCGAGGTCGCCCCCGAGGGGTGCGTGATCGAGCCCGCCGACATCCACGGCGTGCCGCTCTACGACGGCGACGTCGAGAGCGCGCAGGGCATTCCGGCGACGGTGCAGGATCTGAAGGAGCGCATCGCGCGCGCCGACGGCGTCCTGATCGTCACGCCCGAGTACAACGGCGCGCTCCCCGGCGTGCTGAAGAACACGATCGACTGGTGCTCGCGCCCCGCGACCGACATCGAGCGTGTGTTCGGCGATCGACCGGTCGGTCTGATCGGCGCCACGCCCGGGATGGGCGGCACGCGCCTCTCGCAGAACGCGTGGCTGCCGGTGATCCGCGCGCTCGGGATGCAGCCGTTCTTCGGCAAGTCGCTCTACGTGTCGGGCGCGAGCAAGGTGTTCGACGCGCAGGGCGCGCTCGTCGACGCGACCATCCGCAGGCTGCTCACCGACTACGTCGCGGGCTTCGCGGCGTTCGTGGCGCGCTCGCGCTGA
- a CDS encoding GNAT family N-acetyltransferase — protein sequence MDEAKPKIEIEHDEADGRGAFFVARQGVRLAEMTYSRTGPDQVIIDHTEVHDALRGLGVARRLLDTAVAWARETKTRVSVTCPYAKSQFDKDPSIRDVLA from the coding sequence ATGGACGAGGCGAAGCCGAAGATCGAGATCGAGCACGACGAGGCGGACGGGCGCGGCGCGTTCTTCGTCGCACGCCAGGGCGTGCGGCTCGCGGAGATGACGTACTCGCGCACCGGCCCGGACCAGGTGATCATCGATCACACCGAGGTGCACGACGCGCTGCGCGGCCTCGGCGTCGCGCGACGGCTGCTCGACACCGCGGTGGCGTGGGCGCGCGAGACGAAGACGCGCGTGAGCGTGACCTGCCCCTACGCGAAGTCGCAGTTCGACAAGGATCCCTCGATCCGCGACGTGCTCGCGTGA
- a CDS encoding DUF2092 domain-containing protein: MSQYLAGLRSFRVDADSATEVVLENGQKLQYLASSQVSVRRPDRLRSERRGELSDLVMYYDGDSITLHGRGQNVWATTDAPRNLDAAIDFARDELDLEAPAADLLMSDVYRTLSAEAASGTYVGTAEVQGVRCHHLAFRGRSGSDWQLWVQEGATPLPMRYVVVSTDVRSQPQFEVELHDWNTTAAMSDAEFQFEPPPGARQIEFRRTLEAQRGQQRTRAPGAR, translated from the coding sequence ATGAGCCAGTACCTCGCGGGCCTGCGCTCGTTCCGCGTCGACGCCGACAGCGCGACCGAGGTCGTGCTCGAGAACGGACAGAAGCTGCAGTACCTCGCGAGCTCGCAGGTGTCGGTGCGCCGGCCCGATCGACTGCGCTCGGAGCGCCGCGGCGAGCTCTCCGATCTCGTGATGTATTACGACGGCGACTCGATCACGCTCCATGGACGCGGTCAGAACGTCTGGGCGACGACCGATGCGCCGCGCAACCTCGATGCAGCGATCGACTTCGCGCGCGACGAGCTCGACCTCGAGGCGCCCGCAGCCGACCTGCTGATGAGCGACGTGTATCGGACGCTGAGCGCCGAGGCCGCGTCGGGCACGTACGTCGGCACCGCCGAGGTCCAGGGCGTGCGCTGCCACCACCTCGCGTTCCGCGGGCGCAGCGGCAGCGACTGGCAGCTCTGGGTCCAGGAGGGCGCGACGCCGCTCCCGATGCGCTACGTCGTCGTCAGCACCGACGTCCGCTCGCAGCCGCAGTTCGAGGTCGAGCTGCACGACTGGAACACCACCGCGGCGATGTCGGACGCAGAGTTCCAATTCGAGCCGCCGCCGGGCGCGCGGCAGATCGAATTCCGCCGAACGCTCGAGGCACAACGCGGACAGCAGCGCACGCGCGCGCCCGGCGCGCGCTGA
- a CDS encoding bile acid:sodium symporter family protein encodes MAIGLGIDRRTRSARGGLLTPRPLLRVAGPRRDRDRGDRGESPRDDPQLRSIRSSHAHLLTATAVVQARCIACATELRALASSVAARHRGSSCVAQRLPTTLAHRSQRTRDVDLQHAFALSFKIAIAAMTVATGLATTTSDLAYLARNRGLLARSLLATMIVAPLVAIALCRALHVGAAATIAIVAAALAPGLPSVPRTGMKLGGNAAFACSLLVVTSVLGVITVPFWLSIIWRIVGTAPAIAPLAIARTLVLGILVPLGVGLAIRRLAPALAGRLAKPVGALANALLPGLALVLLLAEIDVLRRLEWPALLAMIVAPVLALAVGHVLGGPDPRDRTVLAIANATRFPALAALIAATGFPQSHAVPVVIAYLIVALVIALPYELWRKRVHGSADVERPEQLPAGVIAGEPAT; translated from the coding sequence GTGGCGATCGGCCTCGGGATCGATCGCAGGACGCGCTCCGCGCGCGGCGGGCTGCTCACCCCGCGGCCGCTGCTGCGCGTCGCTGGTCCACGACGCGACAGAGATCGCGGCGATCGCGGCGAGAGCCCCCGCGACGATCCGCAACTTCGTTCCATTCGCTCGAGCCACGCTCACCTCCTCACGGCGACTGCCGTTGTGCAGGCGCGCTGCATCGCGTGCGCCACGGAGCTGCGTGCTCTCGCGTCGAGCGTGGCCGCGCGTCACCGCGGCTCGTCGTGCGTCGCGCAGCGCCTCCCGACGACGCTGGCTCATCGCTCGCAGCGCACGCGCGACGTGGACCTCCAGCACGCATTCGCGCTCTCGTTCAAGATCGCGATCGCCGCGATGACCGTCGCGACCGGTCTGGCGACGACCACCAGCGATCTCGCGTACCTCGCGAGGAACCGCGGGCTGCTCGCACGCTCGCTGCTCGCGACGATGATCGTCGCGCCGCTCGTCGCGATCGCGCTCTGCCGTGCCTTGCACGTCGGCGCCGCGGCCACGATCGCAATCGTCGCGGCCGCGCTCGCGCCCGGTCTTCCCTCGGTCCCGCGCACCGGGATGAAGCTCGGCGGCAACGCGGCGTTCGCGTGCAGCCTGCTCGTCGTGACCAGCGTGCTCGGGGTGATCACCGTGCCGTTCTGGCTCTCGATCATCTGGCGCATCGTCGGGACGGCCCCCGCGATCGCTCCGCTCGCGATCGCGAGGACGCTCGTGCTCGGCATCCTGGTGCCGCTCGGCGTCGGTCTCGCGATCCGGCGCCTCGCGCCGGCGCTCGCGGGTCGGCTGGCGAAGCCCGTGGGCGCGCTCGCGAACGCGCTGCTGCCGGGGCTCGCGCTGGTGTTGCTGCTCGCGGAGATCGACGTGCTGCGCCGGCTCGAGTGGCCCGCGTTGCTCGCGATGATCGTCGCGCCCGTCCTCGCGCTCGCGGTGGGGCACGTGCTCGGCGGGCCCGATCCGCGGGATCGCACGGTGCTCGCGATCGCGAACGCGACGCGCTTCCCCGCGCTGGCGGCGCTGATCGCGGCGACGGGCTTCCCCCAGAGCCACGCAGTGCCGGTGGTGATCGCCTATCTGATCGTCGCGCTCGTGATCGCGTTGCCGTACGAGCTCTGGCGCAAGCGCGTGCACGGCAGCGCCGACGTCGAGCGCCCGGAGCAGCTCCCCGCGGGTGTGATCGCGGGAGAGCCCGCGACCTGA
- a CDS encoding tyrosine-type recombinase/integrase — protein sequence MPVRSVMRRGKRRLFVDIRYTNREGKLDRFRRDAEVQTLAAARAEERRRLALIASTGSPYEPTELLAIARISHGESAGNPGSTIDVAKLFRDVVKDYLASFAPSQLKPSTRAGYEKALRKHLLPSLGELRVDQIDARRVRAIDSEMVRAGSKASTRRNVQAVLRSILCRYCVEAGMLDVPPALPRMPRVGVSIQHAMSVQDLRALLAAATPAERVAISLAAFAGLRAGEVRGLQWRDVDLDAARLVVRRAVSSGVEAPPKSGHERVVPLTPELVDVLRGAGPRDRSARVSLGPKGTPWTEHSLGAAFRRAQRRAGLEGWRFHDLRHFFVTHLFRAKAAAPAVQRLAGHLHLSTTQRYAHVAAIDLESAVAALAATTS from the coding sequence ATGCCGGTGCGCAGCGTGATGCGCCGCGGAAAGCGGCGACTGTTCGTTGACATTCGATACACGAATCGGGAAGGGAAGCTGGACAGGTTCCGGCGCGATGCCGAGGTGCAGACGCTGGCCGCAGCACGTGCGGAAGAGCGTCGACGGCTCGCGCTGATCGCATCGACCGGCTCGCCGTACGAGCCGACCGAACTGCTTGCGATCGCGCGCATTTCGCATGGCGAGAGCGCGGGGAATCCTGGCTCGACGATCGATGTCGCAAAGCTGTTCCGCGACGTCGTGAAGGACTATCTCGCGTCGTTCGCGCCGAGCCAGCTCAAGCCCTCGACGCGTGCCGGGTACGAGAAGGCGCTGCGAAAGCACTTGCTCCCGAGTCTCGGCGAGCTGCGTGTCGACCAGATCGACGCACGGCGCGTCCGCGCCATCGATAGCGAGATGGTGCGCGCGGGGAGCAAGGCATCGACCCGTCGCAACGTGCAAGCGGTGCTGCGGTCGATCCTCTGCCGGTACTGCGTCGAGGCTGGGATGCTCGATGTGCCGCCGGCGCTCCCGCGTATGCCGCGGGTTGGCGTGTCGATTCAGCACGCGATGAGCGTGCAGGATCTGCGCGCCTTGCTTGCGGCCGCGACGCCCGCCGAGCGCGTCGCCATCTCGCTGGCGGCGTTCGCGGGACTGCGGGCGGGCGAGGTGCGCGGCCTGCAGTGGCGCGATGTCGACCTCGATGCGGCACGGCTCGTCGTGAGGCGGGCGGTGTCGAGCGGGGTCGAAGCCCCGCCCAAGTCCGGGCATGAGCGCGTCGTGCCGCTGACGCCGGAGTTGGTGGATGTGCTCCGTGGGGCCGGTCCGCGCGACCGCAGTGCGCGGGTGTCGCTGGGGCCGAAGGGCACGCCGTGGACCGAGCACTCCCTCGGGGCCGCGTTCCGACGCGCGCAGCGGAGAGCAGGACTCGAGGGCTGGAGGTTCCACGACCTGCGGCACTTCTTCGTGACGCACCTCTTCCGGGCGAAGGCGGCAGCGCCCGCGGTGCAGCGGCTTGCGGGTCATCTGCACCTCAGCACCACGCAACGGTACGCGCACGTCGCCGCGATCGATCTCGAGAGCGCGGTCGCGGCTCTCGCCGCGACGACCTCGTAG
- a CDS encoding helix-turn-helix domain-containing protein, producing MPARAEEVLESIAANVVRLRTVRGYTQEVLAEHAGLDLRYLQRVERAKVNLSVAVLVQLADALEVAPGRLFRPASLPPARRGRPPARRSPAARPNTISRR from the coding sequence ATGCCCGCTCGCGCCGAGGAGGTCCTCGAGTCGATCGCTGCCAACGTCGTTCGGCTGCGAACGGTGCGTGGATACACGCAGGAAGTGCTCGCCGAGCACGCTGGGCTCGACCTGCGCTACCTCCAGCGGGTGGAACGCGCGAAGGTGAACCTCAGCGTCGCGGTGCTCGTGCAGCTCGCGGACGCGCTCGAGGTGGCACCGGGGCGGCTCTTCCGTCCCGCATCACTGCCACCAGCGCGTCGAGGGCGGCCACCGGCGCGACGATCGCCCGCGGCGCGTCCGAACACCATCTCGCGCCGCTAG
- a CDS encoding helix-turn-helix domain-containing protein: MHPHPLVIAARSSGVVDSAVPPVRWSRVDRDDCSLEVFEVSDAPARCWSFIWPERLVIQAASDGVYVINGAEHEATLPAGAVLVVEPLSAHVRVRTERGAAFRVIFGTPSPPDGDGSSRSPQVRVRAPARGPVCDARAPASDVYRRALASTTAAPPFAGRIDGRVARTREYIESNLERNFDLDTLAISVKLNRCHLCRIFEREIGMPPLRFRAHLRIARARHLLASGVDCTEAAFAIGYCDQSHFSRAFREITGTTPSAYSRACRAPTRRRDFARAA, encoded by the coding sequence ATGCATCCTCATCCGCTCGTGATTGCCGCTCGGAGCTCTGGGGTCGTCGATTCAGCCGTGCCGCCCGTCCGCTGGAGCCGCGTCGACCGGGACGACTGCTCACTCGAGGTGTTCGAGGTCTCTGACGCACCCGCGCGATGCTGGTCGTTCATATGGCCCGAGCGCCTCGTGATCCAAGCCGCAAGCGACGGCGTGTACGTCATCAACGGCGCCGAGCACGAGGCAACTCTGCCCGCCGGCGCGGTGCTGGTGGTCGAGCCGCTCTCAGCGCATGTGCGAGTCCGCACCGAGCGCGGCGCGGCATTCCGGGTGATCTTCGGGACTCCCTCTCCGCCGGACGGTGACGGGTCGAGCCGTTCGCCGCAGGTTCGAGTTCGGGCGCCCGCGCGCGGCCCTGTCTGCGACGCGCGGGCGCCAGCGTCCGACGTGTACCGACGCGCCCTGGCGTCAACGACCGCCGCGCCGCCGTTCGCCGGACGAATCGATGGTCGAGTGGCGCGGACGCGCGAATACATCGAGAGCAACCTCGAACGGAACTTCGATCTCGACACGCTCGCGATCTCGGTGAAGCTGAACCGCTGCCATCTCTGCCGGATTTTCGAGCGCGAGATCGGGATGCCGCCCCTGCGCTTCCGCGCGCACCTGCGGATTGCACGAGCCCGACATCTTCTCGCTTCGGGCGTCGACTGCACCGAGGCAGCTTTCGCAATCGGATATTGCGACCAGAGTCACTTCAGCCGCGCGTTTCGCGAGATCACGGGTACAACGCCCAGTGCGTACTCGCGAGCATGCCGTGCGCCCACGCGACGCCGGGATTTCGCACGCGCAGCGTGA